Part of the Bacteriovorax stolpii genome, GTATCGGCCACAAGCGGATATTTCACTCCTTGCACTCAGTGTGCAAAAGACAGCTGGTTTCAGACTTTCTCTGCTCACCCGGCGACAACTGGTGGTAACGGTCTTCGCGCCAGCGGATACACGACATCAAGAGATACATACTCTACTAACGTCACTCTAGGTAACTACGAAGACACACACTTTGGCCGCGCTTGTTACCTGCCAGTGACAATGATTCCTTTCTCACACAAGAAAGAAGCCTCTCTACAAACTCAGCGCTTAAACCGTCTTAAGACTCAGGCCACTTATTTTGTTAACGGTTACCAGAAAGACTGGTTTGGTTTTAATAAAGGTGCACTCATTGGATCATTTGATGGGGTGACTTGGTTTGGTGTTGGTTCTGGAAGAAGAATCACAGCAACAACGAGCAAGCTTTACCTGGCCATCAATGCTTCTTTCCTTGATGTGGCCGACAGAACAGACACAGTCGTTAACATCATTCCTGATATCTCTGCTTCGGTGGCCGCTGATTACGACTTCGATCCGACTCTGGCCATCAGCGATCCAAAACAAAACCAGGCCGGGACTTGTCAACAGTACCACCAGTGTAGCACTGACTCTGACTGTATTGCTCAATTGGGTTGGGAGTATATGTGTGCTGACGTTTCTCAATCAAGAACTCGCTGGCCGATTTACGACACAGAAGCAAGAGAAGTTAATAACCAGGAAAAAATTGGTTCAATCTTTGAAATCCTTGCAGGTACAACAACTCAAGGTCCAAGCGGAAAACGTTGTGTGTACCGTGGTGCAGGAGCTCCATGTGTGCGCGACTTCACCGCTCTTAATGGCCAGTACAATCAAAAGAACTTAACATGTGCGCCGAACTTCTACTGTGCGGCCTTAACGACAAACCGTTTTAACGACGAAGTGGTCCGCTCTCCAAATGAGTTTGACGATATCTTCTTCGGTATGGACACAAACGTTTTAGGTAGACCACTTAAATATGTAACAGCGACAAAGTCACTTACGACAGAAGTGATCGCAAATATCAAATACAATGGTGGAACAGACGCTCTTGGGTTAACGAGTGCACAAGTCGACGATATGGGTATCTGTCGCCCAGGACGCTCGCTTTCATCAACAGCTTCAACGGCCCATAGCAATCCTGATACCCAAAAAAGAGCTGATTACATTTCACAAATTGGTTCATGTGATTCAACTCAGACTGGTTCATCGCGAACTGTATCTTGTCCGGCCATCGGCGATGACCTGGACTACGTTCCTTATAACACTTCATCAACCACTCTTTCTCAATTAAGAGAAATGCAAAACTCTTGCGGAGGAGAAGCAAAACACACATCAACTTTTGCTTCGGCCTTCGCCAATATTGAAGGTGGATCGCTTCAACTTCTTCAACACATCACTCAGCCGATCATGGCGGCAGACGCTTGTTTAAGAAGAGCTGGTTCTGTTTGTCATACAGACCTAGACTGTGGTCCAAACAAAATGCACGAAGATGCTGTTGGTTCAATGGCCCTTGCCTACTTCGGGGGAACTGAAGCTGAGCAAAACTATTGGAGAGAATCGCTGATTTGTGGTCAAGGTAAAGCTGCTCCGACTCTGGGAAGCTCAAAATACTACGATTATGAATTAAACCAAAACCGTTGCTGCCGTGAAATCGGAAAAGACTTTACGATGTTCACATCAGGGCCTGCGACTATTATCCCAGAAAACATGGGAACAAACGTAAACCTGGTGACATCAAGACTTTCAGTGACTGATCCAAAAGCAAACTATCGTTACTCTCGTTACACGGCTTCGAAAATTGCTAAAACGACAGCAAACTACCCTAGTGTTTCAGCAAATGCTGAACCAGCAAAAGACCAGTGGAAAGTTATCAATGAAACTGGATCACTAACTTGTTGTGGTGGTGGATGGATCAGAAAATTCGCAGACGGAACACACGACTGGAAAGTAAAAAACCGTCTGAGTCTTGAGACATCAAATTTTTCATGTCTAAACTACCGCACTCCACTTGTAAACGCTGACTACAACGGATTTGGAGATGCAAAAGATCAGATCGTTCAATCGACTTATCAGCGCGAGTACGAGTACTTCTGTAAGTACCCTGGACAAAATGGGTGTATGCAGATCCTTTACCGCGATGTAAGTGGATACCAGATCCTGCCTCCTCGCGTGTACGAACCATCTGATGCTGAAAACCTTGAACCTGATGATACGACAACTGTTCCGTCATGGGCCACATCTGCACCTTACTCTGCGGCCGGATCATACAATGGTCTGCCAGCGACAGGTTACACTCGCCTTGACACTTCACCTGTTGGTGACCTTGAAAGTGGAAATTATACATATAAAATGAATCAGGATGTTCCTTATCCTCCATTTGCTTATATGTTTACTCAGTCACCTCCTTACGATCTTTATACTGACTCGAACGGAACAAAGAGATCATTGATCTTCTTCGTCGACAAGGATCTTGACTACGGTGTGAGTATTTACCTTCCGGCCTATATTCCTTTTAATGTGGCAAACGCCAATGCCAACCTGGCCTCGGCCACTCCGACGATTTCGCGAGTGTATATGAAATACATGTACGACGACGGACGTGTTGAAGCGGTTAACATTACAAACTTAAGAAACCTGAACAAAGCAACGTGTGATGGTGTTGCGAATTATCCGAGCGGGTCTTCAGGACAACCTATTGATGCTCTTTCAACGGGTGATTACGAAGCATGGTGTATTTCAGCGAACTCAAAAACTCAAAATCGTCCTATGATGAACATCAAGGCCTACACAGGGGCGGCAGCTAACCGTCAGTGGAAATATGCTGCTGTTGTTATCGACTTCATGCCTCTGGAAAAATACAAGCAGACTCTGGATGCTTCTTTAGGTGCAGTGACAACTCCAGGTAACCCATACTACTATCTGACAAAACTTGGGCGCTTAGAGCTCATTGGTATTCCACAGATCACTTATGAACCAATCTATTGTAACGGAAATCAAAACAAACTGGTTCCGGGAATCTTCTCTTCTTCAATTCAAACCAGAGCACAGTTCAATGCTGTGGCCAACACTTACACATCGTTTAACCCGATTGCAAGTTATGATGAAGAAGGAAACTCTGAAAGTGAATCTGCTGGTATTGGTAACCAGGCCAAACGATTTACTTATCAAGATAAACTCTCTCACGCAGCAATCTTCTCTTCTAAAGACTTCGCTTGTTGTATGCCGCTTGGAAAAGAAACATCTTCAGCTGCGAAATGCTGTTCAGGAACAGCGAGCACTGTAAGCGGAAAATTAATATGTAAACTTCCTTCAGGAACTGACCTAAACGTTTACTTTAACAAGTTCGTTTCAAGTGAAGGTGTTGGTTCAGACCAACCTGGTGGAGGTCTTCTGATTTCTTCTGAAACTTCAGAAACAGAAGTCGACTTCAACGCTTATACAGGTGAACCAAAAATGCGCGCCTCTACTTTCCAAAAACTTGAGGCCCTGGGTGCAGCTTACTGTCAGTCAGGAGTCGTACAAAACGGTGGATCATTTGGACAGTTCCCTCCAGAGCCATACTCTGGGTACTACACAACAAGTGGTGAAACCATCAATTATCCTATGAGTATTGTTGACTCGATCGTAGACTCGGTCGAAGGTGATACGGCCGCAGGCAAGTTCCCATTTGATAACGGGTACCGTTGGGACCACCATTATTATTGCAAGTAATCCGCAATAAATCTTCCCATGACGCAAATTCTCTGCTAGATTCTGGCCCTTATGAAGACGCCCCTATTTTTAGCAGTAATTCTTTTTTATTTTAATAACTTACAAGGTGCTTTCGCCACCGAGACCATCGCGTGCTCTCACCCAGAGCTCTGCCGCCTGGCCAATATCATCTTCACTGAAAATCAGGTGAAGGATTACGAGTTTATTTCCTTGGTTAAAATTTCTGGGGACCCCCATGAATACGAGCCAAGCACCAATGAAGTGAAGTCGCTTATTTCGGCCAAGACTCTGATCACTGGCCCAGGTGAACTCAACCCATGGATAAAAAAAATCCATTACCAAAGATCAAAAACTCCAGGGACAAAAACATTCACGCTTCCACTTGATAGCCGCGACTACAATCTTTATCCGGGAGGAAACCACGAAGCGCTTTCGCACTTCTGGCTTTACCCGAAAATTTTCTGTTCGCTTAAAACAAAACTAGAAGACCAATTAGTCAGTGCCAAACTTCTGGTGATTAAAGCTCCCAAAAAATGCCAGAGTGAAGAAATGAAAATTGAAAAAGAGTTAACAAACACATTGGCCCAAATAAAAAAACCAGTGGTGCTGACTCACGATGCTCTTCTTCCCTTGCTGGGAACACTTGGCGGGAAAAACGCAACAGTAGTAGCGATAAAAGGCTCAGGACATCACCAGGAAGCAACTCCTGCTTCAGTTAAAAAACTTTATGACGCTCTAAAAGCGCCAAAGGTCATTTGGATTGAAGAAATAGGAATCAAAGTTCCCGCTAATATTCTTGCCAAAAAAAGGTCAACTGATATTACAATTGATCTGGATACAGCGAACTCTGAAGGACTCGATTACTTTCAGGTGCTGGAGAGCTTAAACACTAAACTTAAGGCACACTAAGCATATGAGCGAAGCCATTTTAAGAGCAGAGAAACTTACTTTCAGTTACGAAGGCCTTGAGCCTATTCTGAAGGATATTTCTTTCTCTCTTAA contains:
- a CDS encoding metal ABC transporter solute-binding protein, Zn/Mn family is translated as MKTPLFLAVILFYFNNLQGAFATETIACSHPELCRLANIIFTENQVKDYEFISLVKISGDPHEYEPSTNEVKSLISAKTLITGPGELNPWIKKIHYQRSKTPGTKTFTLPLDSRDYNLYPGGNHEALSHFWLYPKIFCSLKTKLEDQLVSAKLLVIKAPKKCQSEEMKIEKELTNTLAQIKKPVVLTHDALLPLLGTLGGKNATVVAIKGSGHHQEATPASVKKLYDALKAPKVIWIEEIGIKVPANILAKKRSTDITIDLDTANSEGLDYFQVLESLNTKLKAH